Proteins from one Thalassophryne amazonica chromosome 20, fThaAma1.1, whole genome shotgun sequence genomic window:
- the tbc1d5 gene encoding TBC1 domain family member 5 isoform X2, producing MQHTNFETCHPLQTDEQQETSFDPLHSFNKNRTRGSLDNGTQSQPQSTFVSYRKEWDDLFLNSNYLARIRQAGINGQLRSSRFRSVCWKLYVEVLPEDRSQWINKAKEFRTRYEKIKEMHITNPRKAAGQQDLMVNNPLSQDEGSLWNKFFQDKELKGMIKQDVLRTFPEIRYFQDEDVRTKLTDILFCYARENEQLLYKQGMHELLAPIVFVLHCDHQAFQHASETASPSEEMKCLLNPLYLEHDAYAMFSQLMETAEPWFSIFEREIRKGKEEMLTSIPFARPQDTGPPVAIVTKVNRIQDHLVKKHDVELHMHLTRLEIAPQIYGIRWVRLLFGREFPLQDLLVVWDALFADSITLDLVDYVFVAMLLYIRDALIASNFQTCLGLLMHYPPVGDINALLQKALFLRDPKNNPRPVNYQFQQNLDYYKTRGADLVNKTRSTAKAAPLNINKVSSSLLNFGRKLIAPAMSGVTSVNSETNSASSSPASAVPPLPHPLAEAPTSHPPPQTQNHPQTQHYRLLKSESMPVHLSKGQRSRTASSSPSVESLSGGRGQSTASPSLPPSRGSDVSTSSPPLSATKKESFFNITYSRSLNKSMGRKEMEEDLEAQVSFLQGQINQLEAMSKYCAKMMNSHICKIQEVILQEHLEKEDEVLVSLAGLKQIKDILKGALRFNQSQLEAEENEEITIADDHYTSTAVTENSESTNSHQQGGDGQRSGDSDLDESTDGKEEEEQALTPPEQQVVSSLGSEGKNWDDYILVLQDGDLQAAEGGGAGRSSGSDHTPPLRRGRGLVRLEPEGAPRTFNDPLMAGTTSGSSSPDEGSTHSKDSDFTIVNPGDL from the exons ATGCAGCACACCAACTTTGAGACTTGCCACCCTCTCCAGACAGACGAGCAGCAGGAGACGAGCTTTGACCCACTCCACAGCTTCAACAAGAATCGTACCC GAGGATCTCTCGATAACGGCACTCAGTCACAGCCTCAGTCTACTTTTGTCTCATAcag GAAAGAATGGGACGACTTGTTCCTAAACAGTAATTACCTGGCCAGAATCCGGCAGGCGGGCATCAACGGCCAGCTGAGGAGCAGCCGCTTTCGCAGCGTGTGCTGGAAG ttatatGTTGAAGTTCTTCCAGAAGATAGAAGTCAGTGGATCAACAAGGCGAAGGAGTTCCGAACCCGGTATGAAAAGATCAAAGAGATG CACATCACCAACCCAAGAAAGGCTGCAggccagcaggacctgatggtcaACAACCCACTGTCCCAGGATGAGGGG AGCCTGTGGAACAAGTTCTTCCAGGATAAAGAGTTGAAAGGAATGATCAAGCAAGATGTGTTGCGAAC GTTCCCTGAGATCCGCTACTTCCAAGATGAGGATGTGAGGACCAAGTTGACAGATATTCTCTTCTGTTATGCCAGAGAAAATGAACAGTTACTGTATAAACAG GGGATGCATGAGTTGCTGGCTCCGATCGTCTTTGTGCTGCACTGTGACCATCAAGCTTTCCAGCACGCGAGTGAAACAGCCAGCCCCAG TGAGGAGATGAAGTGTTTGTTGAATCCGCTGTACCTCGAGCACGATGCATA CGCCATGTTCTCTCAGCTTATGGAGACGGCAGAACCGTGGTTCTCAATCTTTGAGAGAGAAATCAGAAAG GGTAAGGAAGAGATGCTGACCAGCATCCCATTTGCCCGGCCTCAGGATACAGGACCTCCTGTTGCCATAGTGACCAAAGTCAATCGCATCCAGGACCATTTGGTGAAGAAGCATGACGTTGAGTTGCACATGCACCTCACCCGGCTGGAGATCGCCCCACAGATTTATGGGAT CCGGTGGGTGCGCCTCCTGTTTGGACGGGAGTTTCCGCTTCAGGACCTACTGGTGGTGTGGGACGCGCTCTTTGCTGACAGCATCACTCTGGACTTGGTGGACTACGTCTTTGTGGCCATGCTGCTATACATACGAGACGCGT TGATTGCGAGTAACTTCCAGACCTGCCTGGGCCTCTTAATGCACTACCCTCCCGTAGGAGACATCAACGCTCTactgcaaaaagctctgttcCTTCGAGATCCCAAA AACAATCCTCGACCTGTCAACTACCAGTTTCAGCAGAACTTAGATTACTACAAAACAAGAGGAGCTGATCTGGTGAACAAGACACG TTCCACTGCAAAAGCAGCACCTCTCAACATCAACAAGGTGTCCAGCAGCCTTCTGAACTTCGGCAGGAAGCTCATCGCTCCCGCCATGTCGGGTGTCACATCAGTCAACAGCGAGACGAACTCTGCCTCCTCCTCACCTGCCTCTGCGGTTCCTCCTCTGCCACACCCGCTGGCCGAGGCTCCAACAAGCCATCCCCCGCCGCAGACCCAGAACCACCCCCAAACACAGCACTACCGACTGCTCAAGTCCGAGAGCATGCCCGTTCACCTCAGCAAAG GCCAAAGGTCCAGGACGGCAAGCTCCTCCCCCAGTGTAGAAAGCTTGTCTGGTGGGCGGGGCCAATCCACAGCCTCACCCTCACTCCCCCCCTCCAGAGGGAGTGATGTCAGTACATCGTCACCGCCCCTCTCCGCCACAAAGAAGGAGTCTTTCTTCAACATCACTTACTCTCGCTCCCTCAACAAATCCATGGGAAGAAAAGAGATG GAGGAGGACCTGGAAGCTCAGGTGTCTTTCCTGCAAGGTCAGATCAATCAGCTGGAGGCCATGAGCAAGTACTGTGCCAAAATGATGAACTCGCACATCT GTAAGATCCAGGAGGTTATTCTCCAGGAACACCTAGAAAAAGAGGACGAGGTCTTGGTGTCACTAGCGGGACTCAAacag ATCAAAGACATCCTGAAGGGGGCGCTGCGCTTTAACCAAAGCCAGTTGGAAGCTGAAGAGAACGAGGAGATCACCATCGCCGACGATCACTACACCTCGACAGCGGTAACTGAAAACTCTGAGAGCACAAACAGCCACCAGCAAGGAGGCGACGGTCAGCGGAGCGGAGATTCTGATCTCGATGAGAGCACGGACGGGAAGGAAGAGGAGGAACAAGCGCTGACCCCACCTGAGCAACAG GTGGTGTCTTCTCTTGGCTCGGAAGGTAAAAACTGGGACGACTACATCCTCGTTCTCCAGGATGGAGACCTGCAGGCTGCAGAGGGAGGCGGTGCAGGAAGAAGCTCCGGATCCGATCACACCCCTCCCCTCCGGCGAGGCCGCGGCCTGGTGCGACTGGAGCCTGAGGGCGCGCCCAGAACATTTAATGACCCGCTGATGGCAGGCACCACTTCGGGCTCCTCCAGCCCGGACGAAGGCTCCACTCACAGCAAGGACTCCGACTTCACCATCGTGAATCCGGGCGACTTGTGA
- the tbc1d5 gene encoding TBC1 domain family member 5 isoform X1, translating to MQHTNFETCHPLQTDEQQETSFDPLHSFNKNRTRGSLDNGTQSQPQSTFVSYRKEWDDLFLNSNYLARIRQAGINGQLRSSRFRSVCWKLYVEVLPEDRSQWINKAKEFRTRYEKIKEMHITNPRKAAGQQDLMVNNPLSQDEGSLWNKFFQDKELKGMIKQDVLRTFPEIRYFQDEDVRTKLTDILFCYARENEQLLYKQGMHELLAPIVFVLHCDHQAFQHASETASPSEEMKCLLNPLYLEHDAYAMFSQLMETAEPWFSIFEREIRKGKEEMLTSIPFARPQDTGPPVAIVTKVNRIQDHLVKKHDVELHMHLTRLEIAPQIYGIRWVRLLFGREFPLQDLLVVWDALFADSITLDLVDYVFVAMLLYIRDALIASNFQTCLGLLMHYPPVGDINALLQKALFLRDPKNNPRPVNYQFQQNLDYYKTRGADLVNKTRSTAKAAPLNINKVSSSLLNFGRKLIAPAMSGVTSVNSETNSASSSPASAVPPLPHPLAEAPTSHPPPQTQNHPQTQHYRLLKSESMPVHLSKGGVSQVSHPVQTHTDTQGQRSRTASSSPSVESLSGGRGQSTASPSLPPSRGSDVSTSSPPLSATKKESFFNITYSRSLNKSMGRKEMEEDLEAQVSFLQGQINQLEAMSKYCAKMMNSHICKIQEVILQEHLEKEDEVLVSLAGLKQIKDILKGALRFNQSQLEAEENEEITIADDHYTSTAVTENSESTNSHQQGGDGQRSGDSDLDESTDGKEEEEQALTPPEQQVVSSLGSEGKNWDDYILVLQDGDLQAAEGGGAGRSSGSDHTPPLRRGRGLVRLEPEGAPRTFNDPLMAGTTSGSSSPDEGSTHSKDSDFTIVNPGDL from the exons ATGCAGCACACCAACTTTGAGACTTGCCACCCTCTCCAGACAGACGAGCAGCAGGAGACGAGCTTTGACCCACTCCACAGCTTCAACAAGAATCGTACCC GAGGATCTCTCGATAACGGCACTCAGTCACAGCCTCAGTCTACTTTTGTCTCATAcag GAAAGAATGGGACGACTTGTTCCTAAACAGTAATTACCTGGCCAGAATCCGGCAGGCGGGCATCAACGGCCAGCTGAGGAGCAGCCGCTTTCGCAGCGTGTGCTGGAAG ttatatGTTGAAGTTCTTCCAGAAGATAGAAGTCAGTGGATCAACAAGGCGAAGGAGTTCCGAACCCGGTATGAAAAGATCAAAGAGATG CACATCACCAACCCAAGAAAGGCTGCAggccagcaggacctgatggtcaACAACCCACTGTCCCAGGATGAGGGG AGCCTGTGGAACAAGTTCTTCCAGGATAAAGAGTTGAAAGGAATGATCAAGCAAGATGTGTTGCGAAC GTTCCCTGAGATCCGCTACTTCCAAGATGAGGATGTGAGGACCAAGTTGACAGATATTCTCTTCTGTTATGCCAGAGAAAATGAACAGTTACTGTATAAACAG GGGATGCATGAGTTGCTGGCTCCGATCGTCTTTGTGCTGCACTGTGACCATCAAGCTTTCCAGCACGCGAGTGAAACAGCCAGCCCCAG TGAGGAGATGAAGTGTTTGTTGAATCCGCTGTACCTCGAGCACGATGCATA CGCCATGTTCTCTCAGCTTATGGAGACGGCAGAACCGTGGTTCTCAATCTTTGAGAGAGAAATCAGAAAG GGTAAGGAAGAGATGCTGACCAGCATCCCATTTGCCCGGCCTCAGGATACAGGACCTCCTGTTGCCATAGTGACCAAAGTCAATCGCATCCAGGACCATTTGGTGAAGAAGCATGACGTTGAGTTGCACATGCACCTCACCCGGCTGGAGATCGCCCCACAGATTTATGGGAT CCGGTGGGTGCGCCTCCTGTTTGGACGGGAGTTTCCGCTTCAGGACCTACTGGTGGTGTGGGACGCGCTCTTTGCTGACAGCATCACTCTGGACTTGGTGGACTACGTCTTTGTGGCCATGCTGCTATACATACGAGACGCGT TGATTGCGAGTAACTTCCAGACCTGCCTGGGCCTCTTAATGCACTACCCTCCCGTAGGAGACATCAACGCTCTactgcaaaaagctctgttcCTTCGAGATCCCAAA AACAATCCTCGACCTGTCAACTACCAGTTTCAGCAGAACTTAGATTACTACAAAACAAGAGGAGCTGATCTGGTGAACAAGACACG TTCCACTGCAAAAGCAGCACCTCTCAACATCAACAAGGTGTCCAGCAGCCTTCTGAACTTCGGCAGGAAGCTCATCGCTCCCGCCATGTCGGGTGTCACATCAGTCAACAGCGAGACGAACTCTGCCTCCTCCTCACCTGCCTCTGCGGTTCCTCCTCTGCCACACCCGCTGGCCGAGGCTCCAACAAGCCATCCCCCGCCGCAGACCCAGAACCACCCCCAAACACAGCACTACCGACTGCTCAAGTCCGAGAGCATGCCCGTTCACCTCAGCAAAG GTGGAGTGTCTCaggtttctcaccctgtccagactCATACTGACACACAAG GCCAAAGGTCCAGGACGGCAAGCTCCTCCCCCAGTGTAGAAAGCTTGTCTGGTGGGCGGGGCCAATCCACAGCCTCACCCTCACTCCCCCCCTCCAGAGGGAGTGATGTCAGTACATCGTCACCGCCCCTCTCCGCCACAAAGAAGGAGTCTTTCTTCAACATCACTTACTCTCGCTCCCTCAACAAATCCATGGGAAGAAAAGAGATG GAGGAGGACCTGGAAGCTCAGGTGTCTTTCCTGCAAGGTCAGATCAATCAGCTGGAGGCCATGAGCAAGTACTGTGCCAAAATGATGAACTCGCACATCT GTAAGATCCAGGAGGTTATTCTCCAGGAACACCTAGAAAAAGAGGACGAGGTCTTGGTGTCACTAGCGGGACTCAAacag ATCAAAGACATCCTGAAGGGGGCGCTGCGCTTTAACCAAAGCCAGTTGGAAGCTGAAGAGAACGAGGAGATCACCATCGCCGACGATCACTACACCTCGACAGCGGTAACTGAAAACTCTGAGAGCACAAACAGCCACCAGCAAGGAGGCGACGGTCAGCGGAGCGGAGATTCTGATCTCGATGAGAGCACGGACGGGAAGGAAGAGGAGGAACAAGCGCTGACCCCACCTGAGCAACAG GTGGTGTCTTCTCTTGGCTCGGAAGGTAAAAACTGGGACGACTACATCCTCGTTCTCCAGGATGGAGACCTGCAGGCTGCAGAGGGAGGCGGTGCAGGAAGAAGCTCCGGATCCGATCACACCCCTCCCCTCCGGCGAGGCCGCGGCCTGGTGCGACTGGAGCCTGAGGGCGCGCCCAGAACATTTAATGACCCGCTGATGGCAGGCACCACTTCGGGCTCCTCCAGCCCGGACGAAGGCTCCACTCACAGCAAGGACTCCGACTTCACCATCGTGAATCCGGGCGACTTGTGA